A genomic region of Caldicellulosiruptor acetigenus contains the following coding sequences:
- a CDS encoding FeoA family protein has product MTLDMISKDQEVIIKSIKSKTARVYALRFGINEGSKVKCVAKINNGPIILRKNHQEIAIGNGLAKQIEVETQK; this is encoded by the coding sequence TTGACGCTGGATATGATTTCAAAAGACCAGGAAGTTATAATAAAGAGCATAAAAAGCAAAACCGCACGTGTGTATGCTTTGAGATTTGGTATAAATGAAGGAAGCAAAGTAAAATGTGTAGCTAAAATAAATAATGGTCCTATTATTCTCAGGAAAAATCACCAAGAGATTGCAATAGGAAACGGTCTTGCTAAGCAAATTGAAGTCGAGACTCAAAAGTAG